The genomic region AAAATCTTGGAAAACATCTAGAGACAACGTCAATTAAAACCTCTTCTGTGTATAGGAAGCTTTGAGGGTTCATGCATGCATCTTTCTGCACAGACTTGCAACATTTGGGAAATCTGGTTTTACTGATGATGATGTTATGAATCTATTTATAATCTAAGGTCAACATAATCACCATGTGAGCCAATCCATGTTCCTGTTATTTAAATATGATTGAAGTAaaaaagcagtaaaataaaatggtcATTTGTGgctggctgcatggtggtgaagCACTGTTACctggcagcaagaaggtcctgggtttaaatCCTGGCCTGCTCTTTTCCTGCATGTTTGCAGGTTCTCACTAgttattccagcttcctccacagTCCAGAAGCATGACTGCAAGGTCAATGGTTACTCCAAATTGTCCTTgggatgagtgtgtgtgtgtgcatggttgtttattcggtgtctctgtgttaccctgtgatggTTAGCGACCTGTCCAAGCCAATCAGACGTTAGAAGGCCTTAAGTCCCACCCATCAGGGCtaagaaagaaaagagagagactgtaaaacatttggttatttttttaacctatGTCAAGACTCCCACACCTAcacaaaatatttgttgttgATAAAATCAGAggtcaaaaaaagaaacaataaaaaaaaatgtacacttTATAACTAAATATTGATATACCTTTTAATTATGCCACTTTTTAAGTtcgttttagttttctttatcaTCTAAAGTTGATTCGGATTCTCATTTTCTCATTATAAATATAATCTAAAGATTGTTGTGTTATTTGAACCACAGCTTGCCAACAGCAGGGGGCGCTCTAAATGCCTAGGATTTGTGCGGTTTATAGGTGCTCAGACCATGATACAGAAAACGGAGAAGCCGCAGAAACTgagagataaaaacaaaattagtgATGAGACGTTGAAGTAAAGAAAGGCAAATATTTTGAATCCTTTCTTAATGGGGCAAAGTCTTTTAATGAACAATTTCATCGATGCAAGTAGGAATTTGTAGGGTTATTCCAGGGCAAACATCAATTTAATAGAAAACATTATTCTTTATAATTCAAGGTAGCTGTCCCTGCTTGTCATATGATCAGTGCCTGAGCTGCAGGCTGGAACAGGCACTACCAGAACCAGCCTGACTGCAACATCCTCAAGAAATGACGCATTTTCCATCACAGGTATAAATAACACGAATCATTCTTCGTCAGCAGCCGCGACCTGCAGTTCAGAGCTCCTCAGCAGCACTGAGCGCTCCAACATTCAACTATGTGCGCTGAAAGGATGCGCGCCGGGCTCTCCTAAAGCAATCTCTCCAAACGCACGAGTTTCCCCACCATGGATGGCACCAATAACACCACAACCTGGCCTGACTTGGACAACTTAACAGAGCCGCCCAAAGTTGAGGACGACGAGGTGAAGCTGAGTTACCAGGTGGTCACCTCCTTCGTGCTCGGCGCGCTCATCCTGTGCGCAATCTTCGGGAACGCCTGCGTGGTGGCGGCCATCGCGCTGGAGCGCTCCCTGCAGAATGTGGCTAATTACCTGATCGGCTCTCTGGCCGTGACCGACCTGATGGTGTCGGTGCTGGTGCTGCCCATGGCAGCTCTCTACCAGGTCCTGAACCGCTGGACGCTGGGGCCGGTTCCGTGTGACATCTTCATCTCCCTGGACATGGTGTGCTGCACCTCATCCATCCTGCACCTGTGCGCCATCGCGTTGGACAGATACTGGGCAATCACCGAGCCCATCGAATACATGAAGAAGAGGACGCCGAGGAGAGCCGCGGTTCTCATCAGCGTCACCTGGCTAGTCGGGTTCTCCATCTCCGTGCCACCGATGCTGGTGATGCGCTCCCAACCCAGCAGCGAAGCGGAGGACCGGGCCAACCAGCTGGAGTGCAAGATCAGACAGGACCCGTGGTACACGATATACTCCACATTCGGGGCTTTTTACATCCCGCTTACGTTGATGCTGGTTTTGTACGGGCGGATATTCAAAGCGGCGCGGTTTCGGATTAGGAGGACTGTGCGTAAAACCGAAAAAAAGAAGGTCTCCGACTCGTGTCTGGCGCTGTCCCCGGCGCTCTTCCACAAGAAGCCGCACGGAGACGCGCAGGGTAAGAGCTGGAAGAGGAGCGTGGAGCCGCGGCCGCTGCCCAGCGTCAACGGCGCGGTGAAGCACGCCGAGGAC from Girardinichthys multiradiatus isolate DD_20200921_A chromosome 8, DD_fGirMul_XY1, whole genome shotgun sequence harbors:
- the htr1ab gene encoding 5-hydroxytryptamine (serotonin) receptor 1A b codes for the protein MDGTNNTTTWPDLDNLTEPPKVEDDEVKLSYQVVTSFVLGALILCAIFGNACVVAAIALERSLQNVANYLIGSLAVTDLMVSVLVLPMAALYQVLNRWTLGPVPCDIFISLDMVCCTSSILHLCAIALDRYWAITEPIEYMKKRTPRRAAVLISVTWLVGFSISVPPMLVMRSQPSSEAEDRANQLECKIRQDPWYTIYSTFGAFYIPLTLMLVLYGRIFKAARFRIRRTVRKTEKKKVSDSCLALSPALFHKKPHGDAQGKSWKRSVEPRPLPSVNGAVKHAEDGESLEIIEVHSSSRGHLPLPNTPSPAPLFESRHEKATEAKRKIALARERKTVKTLGIIMGTFILCWLPFFIVALVMPFCRDSCYMPGWLEAVINWLGYSNSLLNPIIYAYFNKDFQSAFKKIIKCHFCKP